One Actinomyces marmotae DNA window includes the following coding sequences:
- a CDS encoding ABC transporter permease has translation MRLRTYATTVRRVLRQLLNDRRTIALIMAVPALLVTLLYFVYKDFPGGDALFDRVAVQMIAILPMAVMFLVTSIAMLQERVSGTLERLWTTPLHRADLLMGYATAFTVIAVGQALVLFGVCAWALGVTIAGSWAWIILTALLDAFVGVAMGLLVSALSRTEFQAVQFMPLLIGVQVFLCGMLVPRGQLPPALEPVSQVLPMSWAVNAVGEVQAGAAVTQGLVMDIVILAVIGLVLLTAAPLTMPRRTR, from the coding sequence ATGAGACTGCGCACCTACGCCACGACTGTCCGGCGGGTCCTGCGCCAGCTGCTCAATGACAGGCGCACGATCGCCCTCATCATGGCGGTCCCCGCCCTGCTGGTGACGCTCCTGTACTTCGTCTACAAGGACTTCCCGGGCGGGGACGCGCTGTTCGACCGGGTGGCGGTGCAGATGATCGCGATCCTGCCGATGGCCGTGATGTTCCTGGTCACGAGCATCGCCATGCTCCAGGAGCGCGTGAGCGGCACCCTGGAGCGCCTGTGGACGACGCCCCTGCACCGCGCCGACCTCCTCATGGGCTACGCGACGGCGTTCACGGTGATCGCGGTGGGGCAGGCGCTCGTCCTCTTCGGGGTGTGCGCCTGGGCGCTGGGGGTGACGATCGCGGGGAGCTGGGCGTGGATCATCCTGACCGCGCTGCTGGACGCCTTCGTCGGTGTGGCGATGGGGCTTCTGGTGTCGGCGCTGTCGCGCACGGAGTTCCAGGCGGTGCAGTTCATGCCGCTGCTCATCGGCGTGCAGGTCTTCCTGTGCGGGATGCTCGTCCCCCGCGGCCAGCTGCCGCCGGCCCTGGAGCCGGTCAGCCAGGTCCTGCCGATGAGCTGGGCGGTCAACGCCGTCGGCGAGGTCCAGGCGGGGGCGGCGGTGACGCAGGGCCTCGTCATGGACATCGTCATACTGGCGGTCATCGGCCTCGTGCTGCTCACCGCCGCCCCGCTGACGATGCCCCGCAGGACCCGCTGA
- a CDS encoding EamA family transporter, which produces MWIVFACGSALFAGLTAVLAKAGIRQIDSTLATALRVPVVLAAAVAMVLLRGSQSQIASIDAATLGWLVASGLATGASWLCYFKALQLGEASRVAPIDKLSTVLTVLLAIVLLGEPLTALGGTGVVLMVVGTLLMLERADDARTLPGRRASPGWLAHALGSAVFAALTAILGKLGIVGVESSLGTAIRTAVVLVMAWAMVAVSGRWRPLGALPRRELALVLASGLTTGASWLCFYRALQDGPASVIVPIDKLGILVTVAFSVLVLRERLGRRYLGGLVMLVAGTLAMAL; this is translated from the coding sequence ATGTGGATCGTTTTCGCCTGCGGCTCGGCCCTGTTCGCCGGGCTGACGGCGGTGCTCGCCAAGGCGGGCATCCGGCAGATCGACTCCACCCTGGCCACCGCCCTGCGCGTCCCCGTGGTCCTGGCCGCCGCCGTCGCCATGGTGCTCCTGCGGGGCTCGCAGTCCCAGATCGCGAGCATCGACGCCGCCACCCTCGGTTGGCTCGTCGCCTCCGGGCTGGCCACAGGGGCCTCATGGCTGTGCTATTTCAAGGCCCTCCAGCTGGGGGAGGCCTCGCGGGTCGCCCCGATCGACAAGTTGAGCACCGTGCTCACGGTCCTGCTCGCCATCGTCCTCCTGGGCGAGCCGCTGACGGCGCTCGGGGGCACCGGCGTGGTCCTCATGGTCGTGGGAACGCTGCTCATGCTGGAGCGCGCCGACGACGCGAGGACCCTTCCCGGGCGGCGCGCTTCCCCGGGGTGGCTGGCCCACGCGCTGGGCTCGGCGGTGTTCGCGGCGCTGACGGCGATCCTGGGCAAGCTCGGGATCGTCGGCGTGGAGTCGAGCCTGGGCACGGCGATCCGCACGGCCGTGGTCCTGGTCATGGCATGGGCGATGGTCGCCGTGAGCGGCCGATGGCGCCCCCTGGGCGCCCTGCCCCGGCGCGAGCTGGCGCTGGTGCTGGCCTCGGGGCTGACGACCGGGGCGTCGTGGCTCTGCTTCTACCGGGCGCTTCAGGACGGCCCGGCCAGCGTCATCGTGCCGATCGACAAGCTGGGCATCCTCGTGACCGTCGCCTTCTCCGTGCTCGTCCTGCGCGAGCGGCTGGGCCGTCGCTACCTGGGCGGCCTCGTCATGCTGGTGGCCGGCACGCTCGCGATGGCGCTGTAG
- a CDS encoding PhoH family protein: MTNAPIDPVAAPHAPRTTSPASPGAAARPGSPGAVAPTASAAEVTRSLVLPPDLALVALLGVRDEVLRAVERGFPDADILVRDSEIRVTGDPAVVDTVVLLLSELVDVASAGTPLTADAVERAIGLLAAAARPADVLAEDVLTARGRTIRAKSLGQKKYVDAIEDATITFGIGPAGTGKTYLAMAKAVDALARHQVSRIILTRPAVEAGESLGFLPGTLTDKIDPYLRPLYDALHDMLEPEALPKFMAAGTIEVAPLAYMRGRTLNDAFVILDEAQNTTPEQMKMFLTRLGFGSKMVVTGDVSQIDLPGSRPSGLVVVRRILDGVDGVSFCELGAADVVRHRLVGRIIDAYAAYDAETAAAQALRANHDGPTDSAGGAARRSRGHRAARPTHHAPARSRA; encoded by the coding sequence ATGACCAACGCGCCCATCGACCCAGTAGCGGCCCCCCACGCGCCGCGGACCACCTCGCCAGCCAGCCCCGGCGCCGCCGCGCGCCCCGGCTCGCCCGGCGCCGTCGCGCCCACGGCCTCCGCCGCGGAGGTGACCCGCTCCCTCGTCCTGCCACCCGATCTCGCCCTCGTCGCCCTCCTCGGCGTGCGCGACGAGGTCCTGCGCGCCGTGGAGAGGGGATTCCCCGACGCGGATATCCTCGTGCGAGACTCCGAGATCCGCGTCACCGGTGATCCAGCCGTCGTCGACACCGTCGTCCTCCTGCTCTCCGAGCTCGTCGACGTCGCGAGTGCCGGCACACCGCTGACCGCCGACGCGGTCGAGCGGGCCATCGGCCTCCTCGCGGCCGCCGCGCGCCCCGCCGACGTGCTCGCCGAGGACGTCCTAACCGCGCGGGGCCGCACCATACGCGCCAAGTCGCTGGGGCAGAAGAAGTATGTCGACGCCATTGAGGACGCCACCATCACCTTCGGCATCGGCCCCGCCGGCACCGGCAAGACCTACCTCGCCATGGCCAAGGCCGTCGACGCCCTCGCCCGCCACCAGGTCTCCCGTATCATCCTCACCCGCCCCGCCGTCGAGGCCGGCGAGAGCCTCGGCTTCCTGCCCGGCACCCTCACCGACAAAATCGACCCCTACCTACGGCCCCTGTACGACGCCCTGCACGACATGCTCGAGCCCGAGGCCCTGCCCAAGTTCATGGCCGCCGGCACCATCGAGGTCGCGCCCCTGGCCTACATGCGCGGGCGCACCCTCAACGACGCCTTCGTCATCCTCGACGAGGCCCAGAACACCACCCCCGAGCAGATGAAGATGTTCCTCACCCGCCTCGGATTCGGCTCCAAGATGGTGGTCACCGGGGACGTCTCCCAGATCGACCTGCCCGGCTCGCGCCCCTCGGGCCTCGTCGTCGTGCGCCGGATCCTCGACGGCGTCGACGGCGTCTCCTTCTGCGAGCTCGGCGCCGCCGATGTCGTCCGCCACCGCCTCGTGGGCCGCATCATTGACGCCTACGCCGCCTATGACGCCGAGACCGCCGCCGCCCAGGCCCTGCGGGCCAACCACGATGGCCCCACCGACAGTGCCGGGGGCGCCGCCCGCCGCTCCCGCGGGCATCGCGCCGCCCGCCCCACCCACCACGCCCCCGCCAGGAGCCGCGCATGA
- the ybeY gene encoding rRNA maturation RNase YbeY — translation MTTEINNETEVAIDGAEFAALADHVLTAMRVNPLAELNILFIDPEPMAELHVRWLDLPGPTDVMSFPMDELRPGDEDEPAGTLGDIVICPQVAAKQAIAAGHSAVEEMLLLATHGILHLLGYDHAEPEEKKEMFDLQRTLLLTFLASRGA, via the coding sequence ATGACCACCGAAATCAACAACGAGACCGAGGTCGCCATCGACGGCGCCGAGTTCGCCGCGCTGGCCGACCACGTGCTCACCGCCATGCGCGTCAACCCGCTGGCCGAACTCAACATCCTCTTCATCGACCCCGAGCCCATGGCCGAGCTCCACGTCCGCTGGCTCGACCTGCCCGGCCCCACCGACGTCATGAGCTTCCCCATGGACGAGCTGCGCCCTGGCGACGAGGACGAGCCCGCCGGGACCCTTGGCGACATCGTCATCTGCCCCCAGGTGGCCGCCAAGCAGGCCATCGCCGCGGGGCACTCCGCCGTCGAGGAGATGCTGCTGCTGGCCACTCACGGCATCCTCCACCTGCTCGGCTACGACCACGCCGAGCCCGAGGAGAAGAAGGAGATGTTCGATCTCCAGCGCACCCTCCTCTTGACCTTCCTCGCGAGTAGGGGCGCATGA
- a CDS encoding hemolysin family protein, whose amino-acid sequence MTGTPVALLITASVLILALGASLSAGEAALARITRAAAEDLVEDGRRGAAGVLALAERRGEVLGTIGAARIGVDMLAAVLVTLAAAGLLTSWWQVLLAAAGVNAVLLGLVVGIPPRRLGRRDPEGALLVLAGLLRRVDSLGAPWRWLESRFGRASTLTEAEAREAVTQDLREMIDEIGESESIEDEDREMMRSVVELGQTLVREVMVPRPDMVTMEEDEPMAAAMRLFIRSGYSRVPIIGDDADDVRGILYLKDVLRRLAEHPEHETRAVVGFTREAVYVPETKAADDLLRDMQSGRSHMALAVDEYGGIAGLVTMEDLLEEVVGELTDEHDHAEPEVEDLGDGAYRVPARLGLDELGELFGLEIDDDDVDTAIGLLTKAIGRVPLPGAVGDWQGIRLTAGEASGRRRQVATLLATRTPTTHDDESDHRP is encoded by the coding sequence ATGACCGGCACCCCCGTCGCCCTGCTCATCACCGCCTCGGTCCTCATCCTCGCCCTGGGGGCCTCCCTCTCCGCCGGGGAGGCCGCCCTGGCCCGCATCACTCGCGCTGCCGCTGAGGACCTCGTCGAGGATGGCCGTCGGGGCGCCGCCGGAGTCCTGGCCCTCGCCGAGCGCCGCGGCGAGGTCCTGGGAACCATCGGCGCCGCGCGCATCGGCGTCGACATGCTCGCCGCCGTCCTCGTCACCCTCGCCGCCGCCGGCCTGCTCACCTCCTGGTGGCAGGTCCTCCTGGCCGCCGCCGGGGTCAACGCCGTCCTCCTCGGGCTTGTCGTGGGCATCCCCCCGCGCCGCCTCGGGCGCCGCGACCCCGAGGGGGCCCTCCTCGTCCTCGCCGGCCTCCTGCGCCGCGTCGATTCCCTCGGCGCCCCCTGGCGCTGGCTGGAGTCCCGCTTCGGGCGCGCCTCCACCCTCACCGAGGCCGAGGCCCGTGAGGCCGTCACCCAGGACCTTCGCGAGATGATCGACGAGATCGGCGAATCGGAGTCCATCGAGGACGAGGACCGCGAGATGATGCGCAGTGTCGTCGAACTGGGCCAGACCCTCGTGCGCGAGGTCATGGTGCCCCGCCCCGACATGGTCACCATGGAGGAGGACGAGCCCATGGCCGCCGCCATGCGCCTGTTCATCCGCTCGGGGTACTCCCGCGTCCCCATCATCGGCGACGATGCCGACGACGTGCGCGGCATCCTCTACCTCAAGGACGTCCTGCGCCGCCTCGCCGAGCACCCCGAGCACGAGACCCGCGCCGTCGTCGGCTTCACCCGCGAGGCCGTCTACGTCCCCGAGACCAAGGCCGCCGACGACCTCCTGCGCGACATGCAGTCCGGCCGCTCCCACATGGCCCTCGCCGTCGACGAGTACGGCGGCATCGCCGGCCTGGTCACCATGGAGGACCTGCTGGAGGAGGTCGTCGGAGAGCTCACCGACGAGCACGACCACGCCGAGCCCGAAGTCGAGGACCTCGGCGACGGCGCCTACCGCGTCCCCGCGCGCCTCGGCCTCGATGAGCTCGGGGAGCTCTTCGGCCTCGAGATCGACGACGACGACGTCGACACCGCCATCGGCCTGCTCACCAAGGCCATCGGCCGAGTGCCCCTTCCCGGCGCCGTCGGTGACTGGCAGGGCATCCGCCTCACCGCCGGAGAGGCCTCCGGCAGGCGCCGCCAGGTCGCCACCCTCCTAGCCACCCGCACCCCCACTACCCACGACGACGAGAGCGATCACCGCCCATGA
- the era gene encoding GTPase Era: MTGQSTENGNAETTEINEPVGPTAPAAPIRFPSDAELMAGENALAGIDLTDDGAGGADGEGPAGATAAAGLSLPVRPEGFRAGFACLIGRPNTGKSTLTNALVGTKVAIMSDRPQTTRHNVRGVVHREDAQIVLVDTPGMHRPKTLLGKRLNDLVRETLTDVDVIAFCIPADEKIGPGDRFIARDIAESRAPVVAVVTKADTVGREALAAQLLAVDQLGDWADIVPVSAARGEQIDVLADVLAGHLPPSPPLYPTGEITDEPRDLMIAELVREAALEGVRDELPHSLAVIVDEVMDPRGTTPGSLGPVKGAGNRMQVRVSLVVERDSQKAIVIGKGGARLKEIGVRARRGIEDYLRRKIYLDLHVRTAKDWQSDPKALAKLGF, from the coding sequence ATGACCGGCCAGAGCACCGAGAACGGCAACGCCGAGACCACTGAGATCAATGAGCCTGTTGGGCCCACTGCGCCCGCTGCGCCCATCCGCTTCCCCTCCGACGCCGAGCTCATGGCCGGTGAGAACGCCTTGGCGGGCATCGACCTCACCGATGACGGAGCCGGGGGCGCCGACGGAGAGGGCCCGGCTGGCGCGACCGCCGCCGCGGGGCTCTCCCTGCCCGTCCGCCCCGAGGGCTTCCGCGCCGGCTTCGCCTGCCTCATCGGGCGCCCCAACACCGGCAAGTCAACGCTCACCAACGCGCTGGTCGGCACCAAGGTCGCCATCATGTCCGACCGCCCCCAGACCACCCGCCACAACGTGCGCGGCGTCGTCCACCGCGAGGACGCCCAGATCGTCCTCGTCGACACCCCCGGCATGCACCGCCCCAAGACCCTCCTGGGCAAGCGCCTCAACGACCTCGTCCGCGAGACCCTCACCGACGTCGACGTCATCGCCTTCTGCATCCCCGCCGATGAGAAGATCGGGCCCGGCGACCGCTTCATCGCCCGTGACATCGCCGAGTCGCGCGCCCCCGTCGTCGCCGTCGTCACCAAGGCGGACACCGTGGGCAGGGAGGCCCTGGCCGCCCAGCTCCTCGCCGTCGACCAACTCGGCGACTGGGCGGACATCGTTCCCGTCTCCGCCGCGCGCGGCGAGCAGATCGACGTCCTCGCCGACGTCCTCGCCGGTCACCTGCCCCCCTCACCGCCGCTCTACCCCACCGGTGAGATCACCGACGAGCCCCGCGACCTCATGATCGCCGAGCTCGTCCGCGAGGCCGCCCTGGAGGGCGTGCGTGACGAGCTCCCGCACTCCCTGGCCGTCATCGTCGACGAGGTCATGGACCCGCGCGGCACCACGCCCGGCAGCCTGGGCCCCGTCAAAGGCGCGGGCAACCGCATGCAGGTGCGCGTCAGCCTCGTCGTCGAGCGCGACTCCCAGAAGGCCATCGTCATCGGCAAGGGCGGGGCCCGCCTCAAGGAGATCGGCGTGCGCGCCCGCCGCGGCATCGAGGACTACCTGCGCCGCAAGATCTATCTCGACCTCCACGTGCGCACCGCCAAGGACTGGCAGTCCGATCCCAAGGCCCTGGCCAAGCTCGGCTTCTAG
- a CDS encoding bifunctional proline dehydrogenase/L-glutamate gamma-semialdehyde dehydrogenase, translating into MAIQHSPAPTGPARACPDDLWDIGQRATARARRWADASAHEPVPRSASLLASILADPDGLEFTTRFTDDVVRPADLDVAGAALARLAAKRTTFLPKLLGAATGVGGRVARLAPRTAARIARRTFRELVGDLVVDATEAGLGPALARLREGGNRLNVNLLGEAVLGNKEAERRLTQVMGLVTRDDVDYASVKVSAVTGPHNPWGHEEVVAHGVEALTPLYRAARDHGTFLNLDMEDYKDLDLTIEVFTAILDQPDLRDYEAGIVLQAYLPDSLAAMARLQEWAAARVASGGHRIKVRIVKGANLSMERVDAEIHGWEPVTWPSKQATDTNYKRMLEWAMTPERLANIRLGVAGQNLFDIAFAYELRQARGAQDDVEFEMLSGMATGIAEVVRRDVGQLLLYVPVVDPGEFDVAISYLVRRLEENAAPENFMSGVFDLASDPAVFAREQQRFLDALADLDPGAPVPAPRRAQDRLAEQRAPIAGPPAPGPLPEYVPATDSDPALPANREWARRIAAAIPGSKRGIDDVRSGEAFLATSEDVDSAIAALTSAHKAWAARPAAERAAIIDHAGDILAARRAELIEVAAAETGKTIDQSDPEVSEAIDFCRHYARMALEVADPDHLVGARFTPARVTVVASPWNFPLAIPTGGVVAALAVGSAVVLKPAPPARRCGAEIVRALHTAGVPREVLMLAPIEDGDVSQHLVTHEGVERVILTGSYDTARLFRSWKPSMRLLGETSGKNAIIVTPSADPDLAVRDAVASAFGHAGQKCSAASLLVLVGSAGRSERIARQLVDATASLRVKGPEHLDAQVGPVVVPDDPKARRGLTTLGSGEHWVLAPKHLGGGLWRPGIRAGVAPGSEYHLTEYFAPVIGIMRVDTLAEAIEVVNAVDYGLTSGLQTLDAAELAQWLDGIEAGNLYVNRGITGAIVRRQPFGGWKRSAIGATTKAGGPSYLLGLGEVTRAEDAEAEVASGSLSDVDERVAGLFEAVRHELVRADAAWLRRALAADAAAWRERYGQALDVTGLACERNILRYRPTPVIVRSVLGVETVDLVRVLAAGVLAGADVELSVEAPLQAGLTAAAQAAGVRVELEPEGVWSARLADLGASHTLGTRVRILAPRGVAEASVWEEATSLTSGSPDVALYTGEVTPCPHTELLPFLREQSVAITAHRFGTPLDLAAGLI; encoded by the coding sequence ATGGCGATCCAGCACAGCCCAGCCCCGACCGGCCCCGCCCGCGCCTGCCCCGACGACCTATGGGACATCGGCCAGCGCGCCACCGCCCGAGCCCGCCGCTGGGCCGACGCTTCCGCCCACGAGCCCGTCCCTCGCAGCGCCTCCCTCCTGGCCAGCATCCTCGCCGACCCCGATGGCCTGGAGTTCACCACCCGCTTCACCGACGACGTCGTGCGCCCCGCCGACCTCGACGTCGCCGGGGCCGCGCTCGCCCGCCTGGCCGCCAAGCGCACCACTTTCCTGCCGAAACTGCTCGGCGCCGCCACCGGCGTCGGCGGGCGCGTGGCGCGCCTCGCCCCGCGCACCGCCGCCAGGATCGCCCGCCGCACCTTCCGCGAGCTCGTCGGCGACCTCGTCGTCGACGCCACCGAGGCAGGGCTCGGCCCCGCGCTCGCCCGCCTGCGCGAGGGCGGCAACCGCCTCAACGTCAACCTCCTGGGTGAGGCCGTCCTGGGCAACAAGGAGGCCGAGCGGCGCCTCACCCAGGTCATGGGCCTGGTCACGCGCGACGACGTCGACTACGCCTCCGTCAAGGTCTCCGCCGTCACCGGCCCCCACAACCCCTGGGGTCATGAGGAGGTCGTCGCCCACGGCGTCGAGGCCCTCACGCCCCTGTACCGCGCCGCCCGCGACCACGGCACCTTCCTCAACCTCGACATGGAGGACTACAAGGACCTCGATCTGACCATCGAGGTCTTCACCGCCATCCTCGACCAACCCGACCTGCGCGACTACGAGGCGGGCATCGTCCTGCAGGCCTACCTGCCCGACTCCCTGGCCGCCATGGCGCGCCTCCAGGAGTGGGCCGCCGCCCGCGTCGCCTCCGGCGGGCACCGCATCAAGGTCCGCATCGTCAAGGGCGCCAACCTGTCCATGGAGCGCGTCGACGCCGAGATCCACGGCTGGGAGCCGGTCACCTGGCCCAGCAAGCAGGCTACCGACACCAACTACAAGCGGATGCTTGAGTGGGCGATGACGCCTGAGCGCCTGGCCAACATCCGCCTGGGCGTGGCCGGCCAGAACCTCTTCGACATCGCCTTCGCCTACGAGTTGCGTCAGGCCCGCGGCGCCCAGGACGACGTCGAGTTCGAGATGCTCTCCGGCATGGCCACCGGCATCGCCGAGGTCGTGCGCCGAGACGTCGGCCAGCTCCTGCTGTACGTGCCGGTGGTGGACCCCGGCGAGTTCGACGTCGCCATCTCCTACCTCGTGCGCCGTCTGGAGGAAAACGCCGCCCCCGAGAACTTCATGTCGGGCGTCTTCGACCTCGCCTCCGACCCGGCCGTCTTCGCCCGCGAGCAGCAGCGCTTCCTCGACGCCCTGGCCGACCTCGATCCGGGCGCCCCCGTGCCCGCGCCCCGACGCGCCCAGGACCGCCTCGCCGAGCAGCGAGCCCCCATTGCCGGGCCACCCGCCCCGGGCCCCCTGCCCGAGTACGTCCCCGCCACCGACTCCGACCCCGCCCTGCCCGCCAACCGCGAATGGGCGCGCCGCATCGCCGCCGCCATCCCCGGCTCGAAGCGCGGCATCGACGACGTGCGCTCCGGCGAGGCCTTCCTGGCCACCAGCGAGGACGTGGACAGCGCCATCGCCGCTCTCACGAGCGCGCACAAGGCGTGGGCGGCCCGGCCCGCCGCCGAGCGCGCCGCCATCATCGACCATGCCGGCGACATCCTCGCCGCCCGGCGGGCCGAACTCATCGAGGTGGCCGCCGCGGAGACCGGCAAGACCATCGACCAGTCCGACCCCGAGGTCAGCGAGGCCATCGACTTCTGCCGCCACTACGCGCGGATGGCCCTGGAAGTGGCCGATCCTGACCACCTCGTCGGCGCCCGCTTCACCCCCGCGCGGGTGACCGTCGTCGCCTCGCCCTGGAACTTCCCGCTCGCCATCCCCACCGGGGGAGTCGTGGCCGCCCTGGCCGTGGGCAGCGCCGTCGTCCTCAAACCCGCCCCGCCCGCCCGCCGCTGCGGCGCCGAGATCGTGCGTGCCCTCCACACCGCCGGGGTGCCGCGGGAGGTCCTCATGCTCGCCCCCATTGAGGACGGTGACGTCTCCCAGCACCTCGTCACCCATGAGGGTGTCGAGCGGGTCATCCTCACCGGCTCCTACGACACCGCCCGCCTCTTCCGCTCCTGGAAGCCCTCCATGCGCCTGCTGGGGGAGACCAGCGGCAAGAACGCCATCATCGTCACCCCCTCGGCCGATCCCGACCTGGCCGTGCGCGACGCCGTCGCATCGGCCTTCGGGCACGCCGGCCAGAAGTGCTCGGCCGCCTCCCTCCTCGTGCTCGTCGGCTCGGCGGGCCGCTCCGAGCGCATCGCCCGCCAACTCGTGGACGCCACCGCCTCCCTGCGGGTCAAGGGGCCTGAGCACCTGGATGCCCAGGTGGGGCCCGTCGTCGTCCCGGATGACCCCAAGGCGCGGCGGGGGCTGACCACCCTGGGCAGCGGGGAGCACTGGGTGCTCGCCCCCAAGCATCTGGGAGGGGGCCTGTGGCGGCCGGGCATCCGCGCCGGCGTGGCCCCCGGCAGCGAGTACCACCTCACCGAGTACTTCGCGCCGGTCATCGGCATCATGCGGGTGGACACGCTCGCCGAGGCGATCGAGGTGGTCAACGCCGTCGACTACGGGCTGACCTCCGGGCTGCAGACCCTCGATGCCGCCGAGCTCGCCCAGTGGCTGGACGGGATCGAGGCCGGCAACCTCTACGTCAACCGCGGCATCACCGGCGCCATCGTGCGGCGCCAGCCCTTCGGCGGCTGGAAGCGCTCCGCCATCGGCGCCACCACGAAGGCCGGCGGTCCCTCCTACCTGCTCGGCCTGGGGGAGGTCACCCGGGCCGAGGACGCCGAGGCTGAGGTCGCCAGCGGCTCACTGTCCGACGTCGATGAGCGCGTCGCGGGGCTCTTCGAGGCTGTGCGCCACGAGCTCGTCCGCGCCGACGCCGCCTGGCTGCGCCGCGCCCTGGCCGCAGACGCCGCCGCCTGGCGGGAGCGCTACGGCCAGGCGCTCGACGTCACGGGGCTGGCCTGCGAGCGCAACATCCTGCGCTACCGGCCCACCCCCGTCATCGTGCGCTCCGTGCTCGGGGTAGAGACGGTGGACCTCGTGCGCGTCCTCGCCGCGGGCGTGCTCGCCGGCGCCGACGTCGAGCTCTCCGTGGAGGCGCCACTGCAGGCGGGCCTGACCGCCGCGGCCCAGGCGGCGGGCGTGCGCGTGGAGCTCGAGCCCGAGGGGGTGTGGTCCGCCCGTCTGGCGGATCTGGGCGCCTCCCACACCCTGGGCACGCGCGTGCGCATCCTCGCCCCGCGCGGCGTGGCCGAGGCCTCTGTCTGGGAGGAGGCGACGTCGTTGACCAGCGGCAGTCCCGACGTCGCCCTCTACACGGGGGAGGTCACCCCCTGCCCGCACACCGAGTTGCTGCCCTTCCTGCGCGAGCAGTCGGTCGCGATCACGGCCCACCGCTTCGGCACGCCCCTCGACCTGGCCGCCGGCCTCATCTGA